A genomic region of Arachis hypogaea cultivar Tifrunner chromosome 5, arahy.Tifrunner.gnm2.J5K5, whole genome shotgun sequence contains the following coding sequences:
- the LOC112803280 gene encoding uncharacterized protein, whose product MSFVKTVDASDVIKTANALFNLFADVIEWVEPSNIVHVVTDNAANYVSAGKLIHEKYPNTFWSPCAAHCINFILKDITSIPHIADLTSRASKVTVIYDRKEDLQALMVDKYFTSHKLVKSANRKIVSSIVLDSKFWQNCVTTVKIVGPLIKLLRLVDADEKPSLGIMYEGIKRAKNSIKIMFRNRKAAYTPYTSILKMRWYKHLKRDLHAAAYFLNPDIFYSEGFVEKANVLRSLLDFLDVEILCDDSVAAMQEIQLYRNCKEIFGMESSKRAASRLELVSLLHQTSSSFGCERNWSFFEQIHSKRRNRLEHQRLSDIVYVTYNLRLQSRLHRKKRNYDPIDIQSIDTVDFWVMTDEDDPEFINGDVEGIEKV is encoded by the exons ATGTCATTTGTTAAGACTGTTGATGCTTCTGATGTGATAAAAACTGCCAATGCATTGTTTAATTTGTTTGCTGATGTTATTGAGTGGGTTGAGCCTAGTAACATTGTGCATGTGGTCACTGATAATGCTGCAAATTATGTATCTGCTGGAAAACTTATTCATGAAAAATACCCAAATACATTTTGGTCTCCTTGTGCTGCCCATtgtatcaattttattttgaaagatATTACAAGTATTCCTCACATAGCTGACCTTACTTCCCGTGCTTCAAAAGTGACCGT TATATATGATCGCAAGGAAGATTTGCAGGCATTGATGGTGGATAAATATTTCACTTCTCATAAGTTAGTCAAAAGTGCTAATAGAAAGATTGTTAGTTCAATTGTCTTGGATAGTAAGTTTTGGCAAAATTGTGTTACCACTGTAAAAATTGTTGGTCCTCTTATTAAGTTGTTGAGGCTTGTTGATGCTGATGAAAAACCCTCTTTGGGAATCATGTATGAAGGCATCAAAAGAGCCAAAAATTCTATCAAGATAATGTTTAGAAATCGAAAAGCTGCTTATACGCCATACACGAGTATCTTGAAAATGAGATGGTATAAGCATTTGAAGCGTGATCTCCATGCGGCAGCGTACTTTTTAAATCCAGACATTTTCTATAGTGAGGGTTTTGTTGAGAAGGCAAATGTTTTGAGATCTTTACTTGATTTTCTTGATGTTGAAATACTTTGTGATGACTCAGTTGCCGCAATGCAAGAGATACAGTTGTATCGAAATTGTAAAGAAATTTTTGGGATGGAAAGTTCTAAGAGAGCGGCATCAAGACTCGAACTTG TAagtcttcttcatcaaacctcTTCTTCATTTGGATGTGAGAGGAACTGGAGCTTTTTTGAACAAATCCATTCAAAGAGGAGGAATCGGTTAGAGCATCAAAGGCTAAGTGACATTGTTTATGTCACCTATAACCTACGCCTTCAATCTAGGTTGCATCGAAAGAAGAGGAATTATGATCCAATTGACATTCAAAGCATTGACACGGTAGATTTTTGGGTAATGACAGATGAGGATGATCCTGAATTTATTAATGGAGATGTTGAAGGCATAGAAAAAGTTTAA